In Roseisolibacter agri, a genomic segment contains:
- a CDS encoding ABC transporter permease: MGDFEKLKAIVAREFMERVRTKWFFIITLLGPVLLSLLLFLPAWLASRDRTSRASGPIVVLDATGAGVGERVRQALSAPASGLPPVIGAAARATIPVEVRPTTLDSLAHAESLATRAVMDKEAQGYLVIGPRVFEGDSARYSGRNATSVGDMARLTTAVRTALLDVRLERAGVPPERIREVTRYRGGLKTERLTERGRGGSGEANLALALGVSFLLYISIVLYGQNVLRGVLEEKTTRVAEVVLSSVRSDTLLAGKVLGVGAVGLLQILVWIAGTMAVGAYLAPFLMRGAGGAAAAATPGTSAVMSGIDFSFGAAAALLVFFVLGYTFYSSLYAAAGAMVNSEQEAQQVLQPLILPLVATAMLIQPVLLNPTGNLSRWAAIFPLSAPIIMPLRMSLTPVPAWEVALSVALLILACLAAIWAAARIYRVGLLMYGKRPTMRELARWIGQAG; the protein is encoded by the coding sequence ATGGGTGACTTCGAGAAGCTGAAGGCGATCGTCGCGCGCGAGTTCATGGAGCGCGTGCGCACCAAGTGGTTCTTCATCATCACGCTGCTGGGGCCCGTGCTCCTCAGCCTCCTGCTCTTCCTGCCGGCGTGGCTGGCGTCGCGCGACCGCACGTCGCGCGCGTCGGGCCCGATCGTCGTGCTCGACGCCACGGGCGCCGGCGTGGGCGAGCGCGTGCGCCAGGCGCTCTCCGCGCCCGCCTCGGGGCTGCCGCCGGTCATCGGCGCCGCCGCGCGCGCGACGATCCCGGTCGAGGTGCGCCCGACGACGCTCGACTCGCTCGCGCACGCCGAGTCGCTGGCGACGCGCGCGGTGATGGACAAGGAGGCGCAGGGCTACCTCGTCATCGGCCCGCGCGTCTTCGAGGGCGACTCCGCGCGCTACTCGGGGCGCAACGCGACGTCCGTGGGCGACATGGCGCGCCTCACGACCGCCGTGCGCACCGCGCTGCTGGACGTGCGCCTGGAGCGCGCCGGCGTGCCGCCCGAGCGCATCCGCGAGGTCACGCGCTACCGCGGCGGCCTGAAGACGGAGCGGCTCACCGAGCGCGGACGCGGCGGCTCCGGCGAGGCGAACCTCGCGCTGGCGCTCGGCGTCTCGTTCCTGCTCTACATCTCCATCGTGCTGTACGGGCAGAACGTGCTGCGCGGCGTGCTGGAGGAGAAGACGACGCGCGTCGCGGAGGTCGTGCTCTCGAGCGTGCGCTCCGACACGCTGCTCGCCGGCAAGGTGCTGGGCGTGGGCGCGGTGGGGCTGCTGCAGATCCTGGTCTGGATCGCGGGCACGATGGCCGTCGGCGCGTACCTCGCGCCCTTCCTGATGCGCGGCGCGGGCGGTGCCGCGGCGGCGGCGACGCCTGGCACGTCGGCCGTGATGTCGGGGATCGACTTCTCGTTCGGCGCCGCGGCCGCGCTGCTCGTGTTCTTCGTGCTCGGCTACACCTTCTACTCGTCGCTGTACGCGGCGGCGGGCGCGATGGTGAACTCCGAGCAGGAGGCGCAGCAGGTGCTGCAGCCGCTCATCCTGCCGCTGGTGGCGACGGCGATGCTCATCCAGCCGGTGCTGCTCAACCCCACCGGCAACCTGTCGCGCTGGGCGGCGATCTTCCCGCTCTCGGCGCCGATCATCATGCCGCTGCGCATGAGCCTCACGCCGGTGCCCGCATGGGAGGTCGCGCTGTCGGTCGCGCTGCTGATCCTCGCCTGCCTCGCCGCCATCTGGGCGGCGGCGCGCATCTACCGCGTGGGCCTGCTGATGTACGGCAAGCGGCCGACGATGCGGGAGCTGGCGCGGTGGATCGGACAGGCGGGGTGA
- a CDS encoding ABC transporter ATP-binding protein gives MSPPALAVRSVVKRYADHTAVRDLSLRVPTGVVYGLLGPNGAGKTTTIRMLLGIIAPDEGSIEVLGRPHMERGVLDRVGYLPEERGLYKKMQVRRVLVFLAALKGVARKDAERRIDEWLERLSLRTPEKDWGEQRVDELSRGMQQKVQFIGTLLHDPDLVILDEPFSGLDPINAQALKDTVVELRKRGKTVVFSTHLMDNAERLCDAVCIIARGEKVLDGGVAEVKAAHGGRQVALALAGGTEVTRNGVGEVLADRTLVTRVDDHNRYLDLELAPHADPQRLLARLVEVGAPISRFELVQPSLHQIFLERVGATGVEAGMTGHG, from the coding sequence ATGTCCCCTCCCGCGCTGGCCGTCCGCTCTGTCGTGAAGCGGTACGCCGACCACACCGCCGTCCGCGACCTCTCGCTCCGCGTCCCCACGGGCGTCGTGTACGGCCTGCTGGGCCCCAACGGCGCCGGCAAGACGACCACCATCCGCATGCTCCTCGGCATCATCGCGCCGGACGAGGGGTCGATCGAGGTGCTCGGCCGCCCGCACATGGAGCGCGGGGTGCTCGACCGCGTCGGCTACCTCCCCGAGGAGCGCGGCCTGTACAAGAAGATGCAGGTCCGCCGCGTGCTCGTCTTCCTCGCCGCCCTCAAGGGCGTCGCGCGGAAGGACGCCGAGCGGCGCATCGACGAGTGGCTCGAGCGGCTGTCGCTGCGCACGCCCGAGAAGGACTGGGGCGAGCAGCGCGTGGACGAGCTCTCGCGCGGCATGCAGCAGAAGGTGCAGTTCATCGGCACGCTGCTGCACGACCCCGACCTCGTGATCCTCGACGAGCCGTTCAGCGGGCTCGATCCGATCAACGCGCAGGCGCTCAAGGACACCGTCGTCGAGCTGCGGAAGCGCGGCAAGACGGTCGTCTTCTCGACGCACCTGATGGACAACGCCGAGCGCCTGTGCGACGCGGTGTGCATCATCGCGCGCGGCGAGAAGGTCCTCGACGGCGGCGTGGCCGAGGTGAAGGCGGCGCACGGCGGGCGGCAGGTCGCGCTGGCGCTGGCCGGCGGCACGGAGGTGACGCGCAACGGCGTCGGCGAGGTGCTGGCCGACCGCACGCTCGTCACGCGCGTGGACGATCACAACCGCTACCTCGATCTGGAGCTGGCGCCGCACGCCGATCCGCAGCGGCTGCTGGCGCGGCTCGTCGAGGTCGGCGCGCCCATCAGCCGCTTCGAGCTGGTGCAGCCGTCGCTCCACCAGATCTTCCTCGAACGCGTCGGCGCCACGGGCGTCGAGGCGGGGATGACGGGCCATGGGTGA